One genomic segment of Borrelia coriaceae includes these proteins:
- the pstB gene encoding phosphate ABC transporter ATP-binding protein PstB, protein MNQEKAIIKTENLNLFYTDFKALNNINISILRNSITALIGPSGCGKSTFLRTLNRMNDLVEGVKIEGKVMYEGKSIYSNNFDVLELRRKIGMVFQTPNPFLMSVYDNISYGPKIHGIKDKKKLDEIVEKSLIKSALWNEVKDKLNRNALSLSGGQQQRLCIARTLAIEPNVILMDEPTSALDPISTGKIEELIINLKESYTIIIVTHNMQQAGRISDRTAFFLNGYIEEESKTDELFFNPKNIKTEEYITGKFG, encoded by the coding sequence ATGAACCAAGAAAAAGCAATCATTAAAACAGAAAATCTAAACTTATTTTATACAGATTTTAAAGCACTAAATAACATAAACATATCAATACTAAGGAATAGCATCACAGCTTTAATAGGCCCATCAGGTTGTGGAAAATCAACATTTCTTAGAACACTTAACAGAATGAACGATCTTGTAGAGGGCGTTAAAATAGAAGGAAAAGTTATGTATGAGGGTAAAAGTATTTACTCAAATAACTTTGATGTACTGGAACTTAGAAGAAAAATTGGAATGGTCTTTCAAACTCCTAATCCATTTTTAATGTCAGTTTATGACAACATAAGTTATGGACCAAAAATCCATGGAATTAAAGACAAAAAAAAACTTGATGAAATAGTTGAAAAATCCCTAATAAAATCTGCACTATGGAATGAAGTGAAAGATAAACTTAATAGAAATGCATTAAGTCTCTCAGGGGGACAACAACAAAGACTCTGTATTGCAAGAACCCTTGCAATTGAACCAAATGTAATATTAATGGATGAACCTACTTCTGCTCTTGATCCAATCTCAACAGGTAAAATTGAAGAGCTAATAATAAACTTAAAAGAAAGCTACACGATCATCATAGTAACTCACAATATGCAACAAGCCGGACGAATATCTGATAGAACTGCCTTTTTCCTAAACGGCTATATTGAAGAAGAAAGCAAAACAGATGAACTATTCTTCAATCCTAAAAATATTAAGACAGAAGAATATATCACTGGTAAATTTGGCTAA
- a CDS encoding 6-phosphogluconolactonase, translated as MEFWCSNKESDLKKKFFDFFLTNISQDDFTSIGVCGGRSIISFLNVFDEQNYSLKKSHFFLVDERCVDLNSNDSNFMLLSEGFFSQMIKKNLICGSNLHPFIYSEFDETSSIYNYNVEFNSRFTRLDLSILSVGEDGHIASLFPSRKLLFSEMEGYQYEYDSPKLPSKRISLTPKSLLSSKASVLLFMGHDKKGALENFFNSEISLRKCPAKILKDHLRLLVLTNIEGVYAGS; from the coding sequence ATGGAATTTTGGTGTTCTAATAAAGAGAGTGATTTAAAGAAAAAGTTTTTTGATTTTTTTTTAACAAATATTAGTCAAGATGATTTTACTAGTATTGGGGTTTGTGGTGGTCGAAGTATTATTTCTTTCCTCAATGTCTTTGATGAGCAAAATTATTCTCTTAAAAAGTCTCATTTTTTTTTAGTGGATGAGCGTTGTGTTGATTTAAATAGTAATGATAGTAATTTTATGCTTTTAAGTGAAGGATTTTTTTCTCAAATGATAAAGAAAAATTTAATTTGTGGTTCTAATTTACATCCATTTATTTACAGTGAGTTTGATGAAACATCGTCTATTTATAATTATAATGTTGAATTCAATTCTAGATTTACAAGATTAGATTTGAGTATTTTGTCTGTTGGTGAGGATGGGCATATTGCTTCTCTTTTCCCTTCAAGAAAACTTTTATTTTCTGAAATGGAAGGATATCAATATGAGTATGATTCACCAAAGCTTCCAAGTAAGCGAATTAGCTTAACTCCCAAATCTTTACTATCTTCTAAGGCTTCTGTATTACTTTTTATGGGTCATGATAAAAAAGGTGCTTTGGAAAATTTTTTTAATTCAGAAATTTCTTTGAGGAAATGTCCAGCTAAGATCTTAAAGGATCACTTGCGTTTATTAGTCCTTACAAATATTGAGGGAGTCTATGCAGGATCCTAG
- the pstA gene encoding phosphate ABC transporter permease PstA: MNQIQTNKLCNRISFCIIKFIAYFLITLLIFLISYIIYNSLFFNSKKQTLFLDEKKHFLPFTLENQTIKIAFIINKSIKAKEITTQDIYNIYNNKISHWGSISDQSIDTVPIASSQPNISNTVILQTFTKDNKFNNRYIKIVESNEKMTEIVNKTAGAIGYITKEELEQLNFKKYPEIKSLEIRSMSILVGKKTLQKSENEIVDTISLNQVKNLLISKTNWNELISKNIKLKIIKYKDYDQNAIQEVEENEGTIAVVPWHSFYKNDAPFLKLHYIKKSIPLNLNFISSTPRNSGKYGGISYLIFNTFYVILLTAIISISIGIGTGIMLAEYTSNKIFYKTVSMSVDILSSIPAIIFGLFGLIFFVPIFGMGILSGAITSSLMILPMIIKTTEEALNSIPKSYKYASFALGANKTETIIKILLPASSPGILTGIVLAIGRALGETAVLLFTMGTNLGIASALNEPSRSLTVHLLLLFQEGYLDKGFATASILIIMILLINLTSKFLISKLYRI; encoded by the coding sequence GTGAATCAAATTCAAACAAATAAATTATGCAATAGAATTTCATTTTGCATAATCAAGTTTATTGCTTACTTTTTAATAACACTATTAATTTTCTTAATATCTTATATAATATACAATTCACTATTCTTTAACAGTAAAAAACAAACACTATTTCTAGATGAAAAAAAACATTTTTTACCATTTACATTAGAGAACCAAACTATAAAAATTGCCTTTATTATCAACAAGAGCATAAAAGCAAAAGAAATTACTACTCAAGATATCTACAATATATACAATAATAAAATTTCACACTGGGGAAGCATATCAGATCAAAGTATTGACACAGTCCCTATTGCAAGTTCACAACCAAATATTTCAAATACAGTTATATTACAAACTTTTACTAAAGACAATAAATTTAATAACAGATATATAAAGATTGTAGAATCAAATGAAAAGATGACAGAAATTGTCAATAAGACAGCAGGAGCTATTGGTTACATAACAAAAGAAGAACTTGAACAATTAAATTTTAAAAAATATCCAGAAATTAAATCCCTCGAAATCAGATCCATGTCCATCTTAGTAGGCAAAAAAACATTACAAAAAAGTGAAAATGAAATTGTTGACACAATAAGCCTTAATCAGGTTAAAAACTTACTTATATCAAAAACAAATTGGAATGAATTAATATCCAAAAATATCAAGTTGAAAATCATAAAATACAAAGATTATGATCAAAATGCAATACAAGAAGTAGAAGAAAATGAAGGAACAATTGCAGTCGTGCCTTGGCATTCTTTCTACAAGAATGATGCTCCTTTTCTTAAATTGCATTATATCAAAAAAAGCATACCTTTAAACCTAAATTTCATATCATCTACCCCAAGAAATTCTGGAAAATATGGAGGTATTTCATATTTAATCTTTAATACATTTTATGTCATATTATTAACAGCAATAATCTCAATTTCAATAGGAATCGGTACGGGAATCATGCTTGCAGAATATACTTCAAATAAAATATTTTATAAAACAGTATCTATGAGCGTTGATATCCTATCATCCATACCCGCCATTATTTTTGGACTCTTTGGACTTATATTTTTTGTTCCAATTTTTGGAATGGGAATACTCTCAGGTGCAATAACAAGTTCTTTAATGATACTACCAATGATTATTAAAACAACTGAAGAAGCACTAAATTCAATTCCTAAATCATACAAATACGCCTCATTTGCTCTAGGTGCCAATAAAACAGAAACTATAATTAAAATTTTACTACCTGCATCCAGTCCAGGTATATTGACAGGAATAGTGCTTGCAATAGGACGGGCCCTTGGAGAAACTGCTGTACTTCTTTTTACGATGGGAACCAACTTAGGCATTGCAAGTGCTTTAAATGAACCTTCAAGAAGTTTAACTGTACATCTACTATTATTATTTCAAGAAGGATATTTAGACAAAGGATTTGCAACAGCATCAATACTTATAATAATGATACTTTTAATAAATTTAACATCAAAATTTTTAATAAGCAAATTATATAGGATTTAA
- a CDS encoding substrate-binding domain-containing protein: MRAIKVFFTIVLTFLFSNCTNTNKENVIAIGGSTSTTSIMDEMILQYQKINNQLKVTYDAQGSSVGIKGLFDGIYKMAISSRNVTEEEIAQGAKITTIAYDALIFITSPDVKITNIAEEDLVKILNGNIRNWKQVGGLDSTINFINRDSSSGSYSSIKELVLDKILKNLAEAQFRQDSIMVKSNGEVIEKVSLTPHSIGYISFGYARGAIEKGLHTLSINSIYPTKETITKDKYNIKRSLIAITSNISEDQNTLDFINFMLSPSGQDIIEEQGFIKVNTTENN; the protein is encoded by the coding sequence ATGCGAGCTATCAAAGTATTCTTCACTATTGTACTAACTTTTTTATTTAGTAACTGTACAAATACAAACAAAGAAAATGTCATCGCAATTGGCGGATCGACTTCAACAACATCTATTATGGATGAAATGATCCTACAATATCAGAAAATAAATAATCAACTTAAAGTCACTTATGATGCTCAAGGAAGTAGTGTTGGCATCAAAGGATTATTTGACGGTATTTATAAAATGGCAATTTCTTCAAGAAACGTCACTGAAGAAGAAATAGCTCAAGGGGCAAAAATCACGACAATTGCTTATGACGCTTTAATATTCATTACAAGTCCTGATGTAAAGATCACAAATATTGCAGAAGAAGACTTAGTGAAAATACTTAACGGAAATATTAGGAATTGGAAACAAGTAGGCGGACTTGATTCTACAATTAACTTCATCAACCGAGATTCATCATCAGGTTCTTATTCATCTATTAAAGAACTAGTTCTTGATAAGATATTAAAAAATCTTGCAGAAGCTCAATTTAGACAAGATAGTATTATGGTCAAGTCAAATGGCGAAGTAATTGAAAAGGTAAGTCTAACACCTCACTCAATTGGTTATATTAGTTTTGGATATGCAAGAGGGGCAATAGAAAAAGGACTACATACACTCTCAATAAATAGCATATATCCTACTAAAGAAACAATAACAAAAGATAAATATAATATAAAGAGAAGTCTAATAGCAATCACAAGCAATATTTCTGAAGATCAAAACACACTTGATTTTATTAACTTTATGCTAAGTCCAAGTGGACAAGATATTATTGAAGAGCAAGGATTCATAAAGGTTAACACAACTGAAAATAACTAA
- a CDS encoding flagellar motor switch protein FliG — MQDPRLSKYRSVKNLSVKPFANVEKGKLRNDLSGAEIQGSLLKSWVNLIKGGKRGVPSKLNTLKQEVEKPGFIRREDKVSKIAKYFLAIGLEKSAEIMAELDDSYIIAITREITKIKYITPDEKKRVIQEFEELVRSEKKHLKIDDKFTYELLHKSLNKAKAKEIYKKVTGIDAFIPFDYLSGIENEQLWMLIKNESVQTLLVIYNYLTKEQKKYVFSMLEDDVKKQFIKGVAKLRQLNMDMVEVISDRLKSRFEMQGKFKTEKLDGSKILVDILSYMDSEDEKNLLSNIDMKTLDPVKDSEIKEKIFDIDVILRITDDDMHNILREFTDNDIAIIIKDKSDEIRDKILFNVSRRRKDLILEEESFLKKVRKRDIKAMTIAFVNYIKQLTLKGELMIYRKNEEFI, encoded by the coding sequence ATGCAGGATCCTAGACTTTCTAAATATCGGAGTGTAAAAAATTTGAGTGTAAAGCCCTTTGCAAATGTTGAGAAAGGAAAATTACGTAATGATTTGTCTGGTGCTGAAATACAGGGTTCATTGCTTAAGTCTTGGGTTAATCTGATTAAGGGAGGAAAGAGAGGTGTTCCTAGCAAGTTAAATACTCTTAAGCAAGAGGTCGAAAAACCAGGATTTATTCGTAGAGAGGATAAAGTATCAAAAATAGCAAAGTATTTTTTAGCTATTGGTCTTGAAAAATCAGCAGAGATTATGGCTGAGCTTGATGATTCTTATATAATTGCAATTACTAGAGAAATTACTAAAATTAAATACATTACTCCTGATGAAAAAAAACGAGTTATTCAAGAATTTGAAGAATTAGTAAGAAGTGAGAAAAAACATTTAAAAATTGATGATAAATTTACTTATGAGTTATTGCATAAATCTTTAAATAAAGCAAAAGCGAAAGAGATTTATAAAAAAGTTACAGGAATTGATGCATTTATTCCGTTTGATTACTTGTCTGGTATTGAAAATGAACAACTTTGGATGTTAATTAAAAATGAAAGCGTGCAAACACTTTTGGTAATATATAATTATTTAACCAAAGAACAAAAAAAATATGTTTTTTCTATGTTGGAAGATGATGTTAAGAAACAGTTTATTAAGGGGGTTGCTAAGTTGAGGCAGTTAAATATGGATATGGTTGAGGTTATTTCCGATAGACTTAAAAGTAGATTTGAAATGCAGGGTAAATTTAAAACAGAAAAACTTGATGGTTCTAAAATTCTTGTTGATATTTTGAGTTATATGGATTCTGAAGATGAAAAAAATCTTTTAAGTAATATTGATATGAAAACTTTGGATCCTGTTAAAGATAGTGAGATTAAAGAAAAGATATTTGATATTGATGTAATACTTAGAATTACAGATGACGACATGCATAATATTTTAAGAGAATTTACAGATAATGATATTGCGATTATTATTAAAGATAAAAGTGATGAAATTAGAGATAAAATTCTTTTTAATGTTTCAAGGAGACGTAAAGATCTTATTTTAGAAGAGGAATCTTTCTTGAAAAAAGTTAGAAAGAGAGACATAAAAGCAATGACTATAGCCTTTGTTAATTATATTAAGCAGTTAACTTTAAAGGGTGAGTTAATGATATACAGAAAAAATGAGGAGTTTATTTAG
- the dusA gene encoding tRNA dihydrouridine(20/20a) synthase DusA, which yields MLINRKISIAPMVAITDEHFRYIIRLLSKKVTLYTPMISAKSIIMGNLDTIVKQTPTDSPIAIQIATNCENDAAKAIEILENKFRFDEYNLNVGCPSSRIQNANYGACLMQTPAQVGKILQAMKKNTNKPVSIKHRIGIRYNKKEYQEENYTELKQFIEKIIEYEIKNFTVHARIAILNGYSTKNNQNIPKLRHDFVHRLKQEHKNIFIEINGGITNSNHIKTHLSYVDSVMIGRAAAKDPYFIAKISREILQEKEKIPTREEILLKMVEYIKEHDEHLPINIVMKHIMRIVFAKDNVRKFRQALSAPFPKNLKNHEILLNAIGQLKEDTLKSNF from the coding sequence ATGTTAATAAACCGAAAAATCTCAATAGCACCAATGGTAGCAATCACCGATGAACATTTCAGATATATAATAAGATTACTATCAAAAAAAGTCACTTTATATACCCCAATGATTTCTGCAAAATCAATCATCATGGGAAATTTAGATACAATTGTAAAACAAACTCCTACTGATTCTCCAATTGCAATTCAAATAGCAACAAACTGTGAAAATGACGCTGCAAAAGCCATAGAAATTCTTGAAAACAAATTCAGATTTGATGAATACAATCTCAATGTTGGTTGCCCATCATCTCGTATCCAAAATGCAAACTATGGGGCTTGCCTCATGCAAACTCCAGCTCAAGTAGGCAAAATCTTACAAGCCATGAAAAAAAATACAAATAAACCTGTATCCATTAAACATAGAATAGGCATAAGATATAATAAAAAAGAATATCAAGAAGAAAACTACACAGAACTTAAACAATTCATAGAAAAAATTATAGAATATGAAATCAAAAATTTTACTGTTCATGCACGCATAGCCATATTAAATGGATATTCCACTAAAAACAATCAAAATATTCCAAAACTTAGACATGACTTTGTACACAGATTGAAGCAAGAGCACAAAAATATATTTATTGAAATAAATGGAGGAATTACCAATAGCAATCACATAAAAACACACCTATCTTACGTAGATTCTGTCATGATTGGAAGAGCTGCGGCAAAGGATCCTTATTTCATTGCAAAAATTTCAAGAGAAATCTTACAAGAAAAAGAAAAAATCCCAACACGAGAAGAGATATTATTAAAAATGGTAGAATATATCAAAGAACATGACGAACATCTTCCAATTAACATCGTAATGAAACATATAATGAGAATAGTATTTGCCAAAGACAATGTTCGCAAATTTAGACAAGCCTTAAGTGCGCCTTTTCCTAAAAATCTTAAAAATCATGAAATACTCTTAAATGCAATTGGACAATTAAAAGAAGATACTCTAAAATCTAATTTTTAG
- the pstC gene encoding phosphate ABC transporter permease subunit PstC, translating into MKLTLNIKRNIVRLAFNCFIFTSATISALTILLLVLFIIKNGLAPFLKNKIQLFNFLFSTNWDPTSKLQKSYGILSFIINSALTTFFSVLIALPIGLGFAIYLSEKTKGIYQKTLQTIIELLAGIPSVVYGFFGSTFIATLVKNTFKREDNLGYNLITSVIVLSIMILPTIISVSYTSLKAVPKSYKLASLALAATEWQTIYKVMIPSAKQGILAGVILAIGRAIGETIAVLMVGGGSPLFIKNIFSPIRTLTVNIAIDMGYASGTHKEALFSTALVLLLLVIIINSIKHLILSSSKRLKNK; encoded by the coding sequence ATGAAATTAACTTTAAATATAAAAAGAAATATTGTTAGATTGGCTTTCAACTGTTTTATTTTTACATCTGCAACGATTAGTGCTCTGACAATATTATTACTAGTTTTATTTATCATTAAAAATGGACTAGCACCTTTTCTTAAGAATAAAATTCAACTTTTTAATTTCTTATTTAGTACCAACTGGGATCCTACTAGCAAATTACAAAAATCTTATGGTATTTTATCTTTCATTATAAATTCAGCTTTAACAACATTCTTCTCTGTCCTAATTGCACTACCAATTGGACTTGGTTTTGCGATTTACCTATCTGAAAAAACCAAAGGAATTTATCAAAAAACATTGCAAACCATAATAGAACTTTTAGCAGGAATTCCAAGCGTAGTATATGGATTTTTTGGAAGTACATTTATAGCTACTCTTGTAAAGAATACTTTCAAAAGAGAAGATAACTTAGGGTATAATTTAATAACCTCAGTAATAGTTTTAAGCATAATGATACTTCCAACAATAATTAGTGTCTCATACACATCACTTAAAGCTGTTCCAAAATCATATAAACTAGCATCCCTTGCACTAGCTGCAACAGAATGGCAAACAATATATAAAGTGATGATTCCTTCAGCTAAACAAGGCATTTTAGCAGGGGTAATACTAGCAATTGGAAGAGCTATTGGTGAGACAATAGCAGTTTTAATGGTTGGCGGAGGTTCACCTCTATTTATAAAAAATATATTTTCACCTATCAGAACACTAACTGTAAACATTGCAATAGACATGGGATATGCATCTGGAACTCACAAAGAAGCTCTATTCTCTACAGCTTTGGTCTTGCTATTATTAGTAATAATAATAAATTCAATTAAACATTTGATTTTATCGTCATCTAAAAGGCTAAAAAACAAGTGA
- a CDS encoding ZIP family metal transporter, which translates to MFKNLCDYLLTLHPIFLGFLGSTFTWFTTAFGAAAVFCFRKVNNKIMDAMLGFSAGIMIAASFFSLIKPAIEMAEELGYVAWVPAVFGFLLGAFFIYIVDVFVPDLDKLAFIDEDLTRHGKKDFLLFTAVTLHNFPEGLAVGVAFGALASSPDLHTLVGAMILTLGIGIQNIPEGAAISLPLRRGNVPLWKCFNYGQMSGWVEIIGGLLGSYAVYTFTRILPFALSFSAGAMIYVSIEQLIPEAKRKDIDNKVPTIFGVIGFSLMMFLDVSLG; encoded by the coding sequence ATGTTTAAGAATTTATGCGATTATTTATTAACTTTGCATCCCATTTTTTTAGGATTTTTAGGTTCTACTTTTACTTGGTTTACTACTGCTTTTGGAGCAGCAGCTGTTTTTTGTTTTAGAAAAGTGAACAATAAAATAATGGATGCCATGCTTGGGTTTTCAGCAGGAATTATGATTGCTGCTAGTTTTTTTTCACTTATTAAGCCAGCAATAGAAATGGCAGAAGAACTTGGTTATGTTGCATGGGTACCAGCAGTTTTTGGTTTTCTTTTAGGTGCGTTTTTTATATATATTGTAGATGTATTTGTGCCAGATCTTGATAAACTAGCATTTATTGATGAAGATTTAACAAGGCATGGTAAAAAGGATTTTTTGCTTTTTACAGCTGTTACGTTACATAATTTTCCAGAAGGGCTTGCTGTGGGTGTTGCTTTTGGTGCTTTGGCTTCTTCTCCTGATCTTCATACTTTAGTAGGTGCTATGATCCTTACGTTAGGAATTGGTATTCAAAATATTCCAGAAGGTGCAGCGATTTCTCTGCCTTTAAGACGAGGTAATGTTCCTTTATGGAAGTGTTTTAATTATGGTCAGATGTCAGGTTGGGTAGAAATTATTGGAGGGTTGTTAGGATCCTATGCGGTTTATACTTTTACTAGAATTTTACCCTTTGCTTTATCTTTTTCTGCAGGTGCAATGATTTATGTTTCAATTGAACAATTAATACCTGAAGCTAAGAGAAAAGATATTGACAATAAGGTTCCAACCATATTTGGGGTTATTGGATTTTCTTTAATGATGTTCCTTGATGTATCTTTGGGTTAA
- a CDS encoding alanine--tRNA ligase encodes MRLNELRKKYIDFFKSKGHCEIAGKSLIPDNDSTVLFNTAGMQPLVPYLLGEMHPSGDMLVDVQKCLRTGDIDEVGDLSHLTFFEMLGNWSLGAYFKELAVKYSFEFLTSPNYLNISKDKLYVSVFEGDERVSRDIETANVWESLGIPKDRIFYLSGEHNFWGPVGNVGPCGPDTEIFVDTGKEKCSSNCDITCPCGKYFEIWNNVFMQYKRNENGSYEELKRKCVDTGMGIERTITFLQGKSSVYDTDAFRPIIDRIEEVSGKIYGQNLEDDRAIRVIADHIKASCFILADNLAVLPSNVGQGYVLRRIIRRAIRYAKKLGMEFHFLADLVDSVEEIYKSFYKELTEKKDFIKAELSIEEEKFFKTLRHGEQEFIKLMQQLPSKSIPGEISFKLYDTYGFPYEITEELAAEHGFSIDKVDFEKHFKNHQEISKKGSDKVFKGGLADCTYDTTKLHTATHLLHKSLQLVLGDHVRQKGSNITSERLRFDFSHPYKMTDDEIRKVEDIVNLQIKNKLSVTRSVMNLDDALAKGAMALFGEKYEDIVSVYEIDGFSIEVCGGPHVKNTSELGVFKIQKEQSSSSGIRRIRAILID; translated from the coding sequence GTGCGACTTAATGAACTACGTAAAAAATATATAGACTTTTTTAAAAGTAAAGGACACTGTGAAATTGCAGGTAAATCTTTGATTCCTGATAATGATTCTACTGTTCTTTTTAATACGGCGGGTATGCAACCGCTTGTACCTTATCTTTTGGGAGAAATGCATCCATCTGGAGATATGCTTGTTGATGTTCAGAAATGTTTAAGAACAGGAGATATTGATGAGGTGGGAGATTTAAGTCATTTGACTTTTTTTGAGATGCTTGGAAATTGGTCTCTTGGTGCTTATTTTAAAGAGCTTGCTGTAAAATATAGTTTTGAGTTTTTAACTTCACCTAATTATTTAAATATTTCTAAAGATAAACTTTATGTTAGTGTGTTTGAAGGTGATGAGAGGGTTTCCCGGGATATAGAGACAGCTAATGTTTGGGAAAGTCTTGGTATTCCTAAAGATAGAATATTTTATCTGTCAGGAGAGCATAATTTTTGGGGACCTGTTGGGAATGTAGGACCTTGTGGCCCAGATACTGAAATCTTTGTGGATACAGGTAAAGAGAAGTGTTCTAGTAATTGTGATATTACATGTCCTTGTGGTAAGTATTTTGAAATTTGGAATAATGTTTTTATGCAATATAAAAGGAATGAGAATGGGAGTTATGAAGAATTAAAGCGTAAATGTGTGGATACAGGCATGGGTATTGAGAGAACAATTACTTTTTTGCAAGGAAAATCTTCAGTTTATGACACGGATGCGTTTAGACCTATAATTGATAGAATAGAGGAAGTTTCTGGGAAGATTTATGGACAAAATTTAGAAGATGATAGAGCTATTAGGGTAATTGCTGATCATATTAAGGCCAGTTGTTTTATTTTAGCTGATAATCTTGCAGTTCTTCCTTCTAATGTAGGACAGGGTTATGTTTTGAGGAGAATAATTAGGAGAGCTATTAGATATGCAAAGAAACTTGGCATGGAATTTCATTTTTTAGCAGATCTTGTTGATTCTGTTGAAGAAATTTATAAATCTTTTTATAAAGAATTAACAGAGAAGAAAGATTTTATTAAGGCTGAGTTGAGCATAGAAGAAGAAAAATTTTTTAAAACTTTGCGTCATGGTGAGCAAGAGTTTATTAAATTAATGCAGCAATTGCCATCAAAATCTATTCCTGGTGAAATTTCTTTTAAACTTTATGATACTTATGGTTTTCCTTATGAAATAACGGAAGAGCTTGCTGCTGAACATGGATTTAGTATAGACAAAGTAGACTTTGAAAAACATTTTAAAAATCATCAAGAGATTTCTAAGAAGGGAAGTGATAAGGTTTTTAAAGGAGGGCTTGCGGATTGTACATATGATACTACTAAGTTACATACAGCTACTCATTTGCTTCATAAGTCACTGCAATTAGTCTTAGGTGATCATGTAAGGCAAAAAGGAAGTAATATTACCTCTGAGAGGCTAAGATTTGATTTTAGTCATCCTTATAAAATGACAGATGATGAGATAAGGAAAGTTGAAGATATTGTTAATTTACAGATAAAAAATAAATTGTCCGTAACAAGGTCTGTAATGAATTTGGATGATGCCTTGGCTAAGGGTGCTATGGCTTTATTTGGTGAAAAATATGAAGATATTGTAAGTGTGTATGAAATAGATGGTTTTTCAATTGAAGTTTGTGGAGGCCCTCATGTTAAGAATACTAGTGAGCTTGGTGTTTTTAAGATACAAAAGGAACAGTCTTCATCTTCAGGTATAAGGAGAATAAGGGCAATTTTGATCGATTAA